One Halobacterium wangiae genomic window, GTTACCGTCCGTTCGAAGTGGCCGGGGTTAAGAACTTCGGAACTACTCGACGTCGAAGGTGAGCTCCGCGCGCTCGAACCGGACCCCCGGGCCGTCGTACGTCTCGACGAGCGTCGCCCCGTCGAAGTCCTCCGGCACGGAGAACACGACGGCCGCACTGGACGTCTCCCCGGGCGCGATCCGCGTCGGCAGTAGTTTGGCCTTGAACGCGTTGGTCGTGTTCTGGAACGTCTGGGGCGCCCGGTTCCTGCCGTCGACGTGCAACACGAAGTTCCCTGGTCGCAGCGTCGTGATCTCGTCGCCAGCCGTCGCGTTGAACTGGACGACGACGAACGTCTCGTTCGGCCGCGCGCTGTAGTTCCCGACGGTGTCCTGGACGCGGGCGTCCCACTGCACCGTCGTCACGTTCGCCGTGCCGTTGGCCGTCGCGTTCCCCGAGTTCGCCAGCGACATTGCCGTGAACGGCGGGCCGGCGTCCGCCGCGCCACCGCCGCCCCCGCCGCCGACGAACGGGACGAAGCCGAGCAGCGTCGGCCCGGCGAACACCGCCGCGAGTACGACGACGACGGCGGCCGCGATGGGGACCACCGGAACCCCGCTCGGCAACCCGCTGGGCACCGGGAACGGGAGGCTGTCGAACAGCGACCCGCCACCGCCACCCCCGCCCGTGAACTTGCCGACGAGTTCCTCGACGCCCTCGTCGCGGACGGCCGAGGCCAGTTCGTTCGGGTCCAGCAGGTGGACGTTCCCGGCGTCGGCGGCGCTGCGCGCGCCGGTCGTGAAGCGTCCGCGGGTCGCCATCACGCGCACGTCCACTCCTTTCTTGTCGCAGAACGCCGCGAAGTCCTCGACCTCCGAGGCACCGATCTCCGTCTCGGCGCTCGGCCGCACGCCGATGAGCCCGCGGCTACCACTGTCCTTGTCGCCGGCGACGAGGTACGTGCCGTCGTTGTTGGCGGTAACCGACGTGTTCCACCCCTTCTCCGCCCAGAACGCGGCGAGGAACTTGGGGAACGCCGGTTCGTCCATCTCTTCGAACATCACCACCCCCTCCGTCCCGGCCGACTGATTGTGCCCGTCATACAGACTGAATTAACACCTGTATCAGCACCCCGCCACCCCATAAACGGTCGGGTCACCGTCGCCCCGCGAGCAGTGCCGCCGCAGCCAGCGCCACGACCGCCGTGAGCGGCGATAGCGGCACGAACCCACCCGACGACCCGCTGCCGTCGCCCGCGTCGGGGTCCGGGGTCAGCGGGTCGCTCTCGTCGACGTCGAGGTTCGACGTCGTCTCGGTCCGGTTCGCCGCGGTCGTCGTCTGGTCGTCGGTCGAATCGTCGGGGTCGGGGAGCACCGTCGCGTTGTCCGCGACGGGCGCTCCGTCGAACTCGTACGGCGTGTCACTGGCGTCGAGCGAGCCGTTGCGGTTCCTGTCCGCGACGACCGTCGCCGTCACCACCGTCGCGTTCTCCAGGGAGTCGTTTAGCGGGACGCGGACCGACTCGTAGGAACCCGACGAGACGTACTCCGTAGCGCCGATGGTCGTGTTGTTCGCCGTGAGGCGGACGAACCCGCCGTGGGAGACGGTCACGTTCTGAGCGGCCACCGTGCCGTTGTCGACCTGCTGGGACTCGAAGGTCACCGTCGCCTCCGCCGTCGTCAACTCGACGGTCTGCTCGCTCAGATCCCGGTACTCGCGCACCCACAGCGGGAACGACGTCGGTGGCGTCGCCGCCGAGAAGTCGAAGTTCGCGGTGAACGTGCCGTTCTCCGAGACGTCGACGACGTTCTTCCAGAGGTAGGAGTTCGGCGTCTCCTGGAGCGCGCGGACGTCGAGGGTCGTGGTCGGCGCGACGTTCGTCTGTCCGTCCACCCGCATCGTCGCGTCGTCCCACGGGGTGAGCGTGAACGACGGCTCCGCGGTCAGCGTCATCGTGGGCTCGACCACTCTCGTCCGTCGCTCGACGAGTCGCTCGTCCTCCTCGACGAGGTTGCTGTGCTCCTCGAGTGTGAGCCGGAACTCGTAGGTGTTGTTCGAACTGCGGTGACGTTCGACCTGGTCGGTGTCCCACAGCACCAGGAACCGGTCGTGGTCCTCGACCTGGGAGACGACCCGGAGGTCGCCGCCCGAGAACTCGTCGGCGACCGTGTTCGTCTCGGGGTCGAGTTCGACAATCTCCGCGGTCAGCTCGTCCGCGAGGCTCCCGTCGTCCTCGACTGCCCACCCCAGTCCACTCTCGTTGACGACGAACGCCGCGTAGTCGCCGTGGGCGACGTTCTCTCGCAGCGAGACGCGGCCGTGGACGTCGCCCGCGCTCGCCTCCTCGAAGTCGACGTCCGCGGGGAGGACGCCCGACGTCCCGACGGTCTCGCCGCGGGGCGTCACCTCGAGGTTGCCGACAGCCTGCGTGACGCCGTCGATGGTGACCTCCAGCTGGTACTTGCCGGGTTCGATGGCGTCCTCGAGCGGCCGCGACACCAGGGTCGCGCCGTTCACCGAGAGGAAGTCGTCGGGGTTGCTCGACGTGGTGCGGTACGTGTCGAACTCGACGGTGTCGGTGCCCGACCCGCCCAGGGGGACGACGACCTCGAAGCCGTCGGTCTCACCGCCGATGGTGAGGTTGGCCGCCGCGGAGTGGCTGACCTTGATCGACGCGGTCTCCCCGCGCTCGACCGTGACGTAGCCCTCACCGAACGACGCAGACTCGTCGGTCGCCGTGGCCGTCGTGGGGACGACGGCGACTCCGGACGCGACGACGAGCAGCGCGACGACGACGGCGGTGGCGGTACGTGTCATGTGGCGTCGGTTCGTTCACCAATCGTTTCCCACGTGACTGTATAAATAGTCGTGGGTCCGTCGCGTCGCGCGAAACGAACCGGGGGTACGTCGCCACTCGCGGGCGAACCGTACGGCTAATCCGGGGGTCACTCGTAGCCGCTCACGATGGAAGCGACGCCGCAGACGCTGTTCGTCCTCGTCGCCGGGTCGACCCGGACGGCGAGCATCGACGGCATCAGCGCCGCCGGAGCCGACCCGGCGCTGATGGCGCACACGCCGAGCGCGGACGCCGAGATCCTGACCTACGGCCGGCCGGTCCGCGCGCCGGTCGTTCCCGTCAGCCCCACGGGCTGCCCGACGCCGGCGGTCGTCACGCGTGCCGTCCGCGAACGCGTCGGCTTCGACGTCGTGGTCGTGGACGGCGGGCTCTCGGAACCGGTCGGCGCGCCGACCGTGGACGCGGGTGCGTCGCCCGGACGCGACGTCCGGAGTGAGGTGGCCGTCCCCGACGCCGAGGACGCGTTCTCGAGCGCTCGACGGCTTGGGCGGGACCTGCCAGCCGACCGCCTCGTCGTCGCCGAGACGATACCGGGCGGCACGACGACGGCGATGGGCGTGCTCGCCGCGCTGGGCGAGCGCCGCGCGGTCTCCTCCTCGCTGCCGGAGAACCCGGTGGCACAGAAGCGAGCGGTCGTCGAAGACGGGTTGGCAGCGAGCGGCCTCGCGGCTGGCGACCTCGCCGGCTGCCCGGTCGAGGCAGTCCGCCAGATGGGCGACCCCGTCCTCGGCGTGGTCGCGGGCATAGCGGCGGGCGCACTCGACGCCGGGACGGAGACGCTCCTCGCGGGCGGGACGCAGCTGGCCGCCGCCGGCGCACTGGTCCGTCACAGCGGCCGCGACGCCCCGCTCGCGCTGGCCACGACGTCGTTCGTCGCCGCCGACGACTCCGCCGCCGTGCGCGGAATCGCCGCGGACAACGACCTCGACGTCACGGTCACCGACCCCGGCTTCGAGGCGCGCGCCGACCACCCCGCGATGGCCGCCTACCTCGCCGGGGAAGCCAAGGAGGGCGTCGGGATGGGTGGCGCGCTCGCGTTGGCGGCGGAGGCCGGCGCCGACGGTGACGCGGTCCGTGAGTCTGTCGTCGACGTCTACGACCGCGTGACCGCTGCGGAGTGACGCAGTCGGACCGGAGGGTTCGATAGCCTCGCCGACGGAGGTCGACCCATGAGCGACGACGCCGACCCCGCGATCGGTCCACAGCCCATCGAAGCCGCCGTGCCCGAGGCGTTCGGACTAGTGCAGGTGTGGTGGGGCGACGGGAAGGGGAAGACGACGGCCGCGATGGGGATGGGGCTCCGGGCGGCCGGCCACGGCTACCGCGTCCACATGCTCCAGTTCATGAAGGGCGGCACCGCGAGCGTCGAGGATGTCCGCGGCGAGTACAACGCCATCGCGGCGCTCCCGGGGTTCACCTACGAGAACTCCGGGCACTACGGCTGGCACGGCTTCCTCGACGAATCCGCCGACGAGGAACACGAGGCACGCGCGAGGGGCGGCCTCGCCCGCGCCCGCGAACTCCTCGACGCGTCCCGCGACGTGGACGGCCCTCTCCCCCTCGAGGGTCCCGCAGACGACGGCGTCCACCTGCTCGTCCTCGACGAGATCCTGTACGCCGCGAACCGCGACCTCGTCGACCCCGCGGACGTCGTCGACCTCGCCGAGCGCAAGCCCCCGAACCTCGAACTCGTGCTCACGGGCGGCCACGAGGAACCCGCCTACCTCCTCGACAGCGCGGACCTCGTGACCGAGGTGCGGAAACAGAAACACCCCATCGAGGCGGGGCAGGGCGCGCGGAAGGGCACGGAGTTCTGAGCGGGGCGACCGAGTAGTTCAAGTTCACTTGCAGTAATGCAACGGACAGTGACGACATCGTTCGACCTGTTCGGGACGCTCGTGTCGGCCGACCGGCCGGCCGACCCGGCGACGGCGGTCGCGGACGCCCTCCGCGAGCGCGACGTCAGCGTCCCCGCGGACTGGGCGACCGCCTACCGCGAGCCACAGACAGACGTGCCGGCGGGCGCCGAGCGCTCGCTCGCTTCACACGTCGCCGCCGTCCTCGACAGCCGGGGAGTCGACGCTCCCGGTTCAGTGGTCGAAGCAGCGACGCTGGCCGCCTTCGACCGCCCCGTCGCGGTCCGTGACGGCGCGCGCGACGCCGTCGACGCGGCCAGCAGTACCGGCCCCGTCGCCGTCCTCTCGAACTGTAGCGTGCCGGGACTCGTCGAGCGGACGCTCGACCGGACGGACCTCGCCGACAAGCTGGACGCCGTCGTGACGAGCGTGGACTGTGGCTGGCGGAAGCCCGACCCGCGGGCGTTCGAAGCCGTCGCGGACGCACTCGGCGTTCCGACGGGCGAACTCGTCCACGTCGGCGACGACCGGGAAGCGGACGGCGGCGTCGAAGCGGTCGGCGGTCGTGCGCTCCTGCTCGACGACGTCGACCTGACCGAGATAGCCGACCGACTGGAGGCGGGAGCGTGGGACTGACGGCCGCCGCGGCTATCGCGCTCGCGGTCGTCCTCGACGCCGCCGTCGGCGAGCCGCCGACGCGCGTCCACCCGGTCGCCTGGTTCGGCAACCTGGTCGCGCCGTTCGACCGCGAGTGGGCTCACCCGCTGGTCGTCGGCGCTAGTGTCGCGTTCCTCCTCCCGCTCGTGGCGGCAGTGGCGGTCGGCGGACTGGTCGCGCTCGCGGGCAGCGTTGCCCCCGAACTCGCCGCCGGGGTCGCCGGTCTCGCACTGTTCGTGTCGTCGAGCCGCCGGATGCTACTGGGGGAGGCGCGCGCCGTCGTCGGGCAGACGGAGACGGACCTCGACGCCGCCCGAGAGCGCCTGCGGTCGCTCGCCGGCCGCGACGCCGCCGAGCTCTCCCCGGGGCAAGTGCGGAGCGCGGCGGTCGAGAGCGCCGCGGAGAATCTCGCCGACGGCCTGATCGCGCCGCTGCTCGCGTTCGCTCTCGGTGCGCTCGTCTCGCTCTCCGTGGCCGCCGCCGCAGCGACGTGGGTGAAGGGCGTGAACACGCTCGACTCGATGCTGGGCTACCGCGAGAAGCGCGTCGGCACTCCCAGCGCCCGTCTCGACGACGCCGTGATGTGGCTGCCCGCGCGCCTGAGCGCACTGCTGCTCGCAGCGAGTGCACTCGACCCGGCGGCCGTCCGCTGCGCTCGCTCGCACGCCGACGCCCCGCCGTCCCCCAACTCCGGGTGGCCGATGGCGACGCTCGCGGCCGTGCTCGGCGTCCACCTACAGAAGCCCGGCGTCTACGACCTCCCGCTCGGAGACGCGTTCCCGACCGTCGAGGAGAGCCGGCGAGGCGTCCGCGTCGTCGGAACTGCGGGCCTGCTCGCGACCGTGCTCGCGGCGGGGGTGGTCGCGTGGTCCTGACCGCCCTCCGGGGCGCGCTCGGCTTCCTGACTCGTCTCCCGGTCGGCCACGGAGGGGAGTCGTGGCAGGCGTTCCGGGGGTCGCCGTGGGCGTTCCCACTCGCGGGCTACGCCGTCGGCGCGCTCCTCGCCGTCCCACTCCTCGCCCTGCGGACTCCGGCACCCGGCACGACGGTGGCCTTCGCCTACGTCGCGTGGGTCGTCGCCGTCACCGGCATCAACCACCTCGACGGCGTCGCGGACGTCGGTGACGCCGCCGTCGTCCACGGCGACAGAGCGGACCGCCACGCAGTGCTGAAGGACTCGGCGGTCGGCGTCGGCGCCGCCGCCGCCATCGCGCTCGT contains:
- the cbiB gene encoding adenosylcobinamide-phosphate synthase CbiB — its product is MTAAAAIALAVVLDAAVGEPPTRVHPVAWFGNLVAPFDREWAHPLVVGASVAFLLPLVAAVAVGGLVALAGSVAPELAAGVAGLALFVSSSRRMLLGEARAVVGQTETDLDAARERLRSLAGRDAAELSPGQVRSAAVESAAENLADGLIAPLLAFALGALVSLSVAAAAATWVKGVNTLDSMLGYREKRVGTPSARLDDAVMWLPARLSALLLAASALDPAAVRCARSHADAPPSPNSGWPMATLAAVLGVHLQKPGVYDLPLGDAFPTVEESRRGVRVVGTAGLLATVLAAGVVAWS
- a CDS encoding DUF7282 domain-containing protein, which gives rise to MTRTATAVVVALLVVASGVAVVPTTATATDESASFGEGYVTVERGETASIKVSHSAAANLTIGGETDGFEVVVPLGGSGTDTVEFDTYRTTSSNPDDFLSVNGATLVSRPLEDAIEPGKYQLEVTIDGVTQAVGNLEVTPRGETVGTSGVLPADVDFEEASAGDVHGRVSLRENVAHGDYAAFVVNESGLGWAVEDDGSLADELTAEIVELDPETNTVADEFSGGDLRVVSQVEDHDRFLVLWDTDQVERHRSSNNTYEFRLTLEEHSNLVEEDERLVERRTRVVEPTMTLTAEPSFTLTPWDDATMRVDGQTNVAPTTTLDVRALQETPNSYLWKNVVDVSENGTFTANFDFSAATPPTSFPLWVREYRDLSEQTVELTTAEATVTFESQQVDNGTVAAQNVTVSHGGFVRLTANNTTIGATEYVSSGSYESVRVPLNDSLENATVVTATVVADRNRNGSLDASDTPYEFDGAPVADNATVLPDPDDSTDDQTTTAANRTETTSNLDVDESDPLTPDPDAGDGSGSSGGFVPLSPLTAVVALAAAALLAGRR
- a CDS encoding restriction endonuclease: MFEEMDEPAFPKFLAAFWAEKGWNTSVTANNDGTYLVAGDKDSGSRGLIGVRPSAETEIGASEVEDFAAFCDKKGVDVRVMATRGRFTTGARSAADAGNVHLLDPNELASAVRDEGVEELVGKFTGGGGGGGSLFDSLPFPVPSGLPSGVPVVPIAAAVVVVLAAVFAGPTLLGFVPFVGGGGGGGAADAGPPFTAMSLANSGNATANGTANVTTVQWDARVQDTVGNYSARPNETFVVVQFNATAGDEITTLRPGNFVLHVDGRNRAPQTFQNTTNAFKAKLLPTRIAPGETSSAAVVFSVPEDFDGATLVETYDGPGVRFERAELTFDVE
- a CDS encoding cob(I)yrinic acid a,c-diamide adenosyltransferase, whose protein sequence is MSDDADPAIGPQPIEAAVPEAFGLVQVWWGDGKGKTTAAMGMGLRAAGHGYRVHMLQFMKGGTASVEDVRGEYNAIAALPGFTYENSGHYGWHGFLDESADEEHEARARGGLARARELLDASRDVDGPLPLEGPADDGVHLLVLDEILYAANRDLVDPADVVDLAERKPPNLELVLTGGHEEPAYLLDSADLVTEVRKQKHPIEAGQGARKGTEF
- a CDS encoding HAD family hydrolase, whose translation is MQRTVTTSFDLFGTLVSADRPADPATAVADALRERDVSVPADWATAYREPQTDVPAGAERSLASHVAAVLDSRGVDAPGSVVEAATLAAFDRPVAVRDGARDAVDAASSTGPVAVLSNCSVPGLVERTLDRTDLADKLDAVVTSVDCGWRKPDPRAFEAVADALGVPTGELVHVGDDREADGGVEAVGGRALLLDDVDLTEIADRLEAGAWD
- a CDS encoding nicotinate-nucleotide--dimethylbenzimidazole phosphoribosyltransferase, whose translation is MEATPQTLFVLVAGSTRTASIDGISAAGADPALMAHTPSADAEILTYGRPVRAPVVPVSPTGCPTPAVVTRAVRERVGFDVVVVDGGLSEPVGAPTVDAGASPGRDVRSEVAVPDAEDAFSSARRLGRDLPADRLVVAETIPGGTTTAMGVLAALGERRAVSSSLPENPVAQKRAVVEDGLAASGLAAGDLAGCPVEAVRQMGDPVLGVVAGIAAGALDAGTETLLAGGTQLAAAGALVRHSGRDAPLALATTSFVAADDSAAVRGIAADNDLDVTVTDPGFEARADHPAMAAYLAGEAKEGVGMGGALALAAEAGADGDAVRESVVDVYDRVTAAE